A section of the Arabiibacter massiliensis genome encodes:
- a CDS encoding PhoH family protein: MTDQTQITLTAPQSVNMALIVGPADEILHLVQDAFAARITVRGDTIVLEGDPLEVQSLTALFSDLIKLVEGGGEPSVDYVRRAIDLLRTAEFSPTALREDILLTYRGRAIRPKTAGQKRYVDAIRENTITFGIGPAGTGKTYLAMAMAVAALKRKEVGRIILTRPVVEAGESLGFLPGTLTEKVDPYIRPLYDALFDMTDMERANQLIDSGVIEIAPLAFMRGRTLNDSFIVLDEAQNTTPEQMKMFLTRLGFGSKMVVTGDVTQLDLPHGVSGLKGVRAILEGVDDIAFCDFTGKDVVRHSLVAAIVAAYDEASRKA, encoded by the coding sequence ATGACAGACCAGACCCAAATCACGCTGACGGCCCCGCAAAGCGTGAACATGGCGCTCATCGTCGGGCCGGCCGATGAGATTCTCCACCTCGTGCAAGATGCCTTCGCGGCGCGCATCACGGTGCGCGGCGACACCATCGTGCTCGAGGGCGATCCGCTCGAGGTGCAGTCGCTCACGGCGCTGTTCTCCGACCTCATCAAGCTGGTGGAAGGCGGTGGCGAGCCCAGCGTCGACTACGTGCGCCGTGCCATCGACCTTCTGCGCACGGCCGAGTTCAGCCCGACCGCGCTGCGCGAGGACATCCTGCTCACGTACCGCGGCCGCGCCATCCGTCCGAAGACGGCGGGGCAGAAACGCTACGTGGACGCCATCCGCGAGAACACCATCACGTTCGGCATCGGGCCCGCGGGCACCGGCAAGACCTACCTCGCCATGGCTATGGCCGTGGCCGCGCTCAAGCGCAAGGAGGTGGGGCGCATCATCCTCACGCGCCCGGTGGTGGAGGCGGGGGAGAGCCTGGGCTTTCTGCCCGGCACCCTCACCGAGAAGGTGGACCCCTACATCCGCCCGCTCTACGACGCGCTCTTCGACATGACCGACATGGAGCGCGCCAACCAGCTCATCGACAGCGGCGTCATCGAGATCGCCCCGCTCGCGTTCATGCGCGGGCGCACCTTGAACGACAGCTTCATCGTCCTCGACGAGGCGCAGAACACCACGCCCGAGCAGATGAAGATGTTCCTCACGCGCCTGGGCTTCGGCTCGAAGATGGTGGTCACGGGAGACGTGACCCAGCTCGACCTGCCGCACGGCGTGTCGGGCCTCAAAGGCGTGCGGGCCATCCTCGAGGGCGTCGACGACATCGCGTTTTGCGACTTCACCGGCAAAGACGTCGTGCGCCATTCGCTGGTGGCCGCCATCGTGGCCGCCTACGACGAGGCGAGCAGAAAGGCTTGA
- the ybeY gene encoding rRNA maturation RNase YbeY: MDIQINYDYRKDELEKLPLHELTQFVLAREDKPFNTEVSVSFVTDDAIAELNERYRHKEGPTDVLSFECDGVDEDLAATTLAEDPVFELGDVVIAPDVASRQTREFGTTFEEEISLLLVHGLLHLCGYDHIEDDEAEVMEKREAEILEAWSKR; this comes from the coding sequence ATGGACATCCAGATCAACTACGACTACCGCAAAGACGAGCTCGAGAAGCTGCCGCTGCACGAGCTCACGCAGTTCGTGCTCGCGCGCGAGGACAAGCCCTTCAACACCGAGGTGTCCGTGAGCTTCGTCACCGACGACGCCATCGCCGAGCTCAACGAGAGGTACCGCCACAAGGAGGGCCCCACCGACGTGCTGTCGTTCGAGTGCGACGGCGTGGACGAGGACCTCGCCGCGACGACGCTGGCGGAGGACCCGGTGTTCGAGCTGGGCGACGTCGTCATCGCGCCGGACGTGGCCAGCCGCCAGACGCGCGAGTTCGGCACCACGTTCGAGGAGGAGATCAGCCTGCTTCTGGTGCACGGGCTTCTGCACCTGTGCGGCTACGACCATATCGAAGACGACGAGGCCGAGGTCATGGAGAAGCGCGAGGCCGAGATACTCGAGGCCTGGTCGAAGCGCTGA
- a CDS encoding diacylglycerol kinase family protein, whose protein sequence is MDASGEAEEGFVRNKAAKESRARFPLVSAFKCAWDGIAYAVRTQRNMKIHLVIAVAAVALGFAFGIDGASWAAVILCIAAVFAAECVNTAVESVVDLVSPEYHELARRAKDTAAGAVLIFAVVALVVAAVVFGPPAWALLFG, encoded by the coding sequence ATGGACGCGTCTGGAGAGGCCGAGGAGGGCTTCGTCCGCAACAAGGCGGCGAAGGAGTCGCGGGCGCGCTTTCCGCTCGTGAGCGCTTTCAAGTGCGCGTGGGACGGCATCGCCTACGCCGTGCGCACGCAGCGCAACATGAAGATCCACCTGGTCATCGCCGTGGCGGCGGTGGCGCTCGGCTTCGCGTTCGGCATCGACGGGGCCTCGTGGGCGGCCGTCATCCTGTGCATCGCGGCCGTGTTCGCGGCCGAGTGCGTGAACACGGCGGTGGAGAGCGTGGTGGACCTCGTGTCGCCGGAGTACCACGAATTGGCGCGCCGCGCGAAGGACACGGCGGCGGGCGCGGTGCTCATCTTCGCCGTGGTCGCCCTCGTCGTGGCCGCCGTGGTATTCGGCCCCCCCGCCTGGGCCCTGCTGTTCGGCTAA
- the era gene encoding GTPase Era: protein MDFQTDVEGFKSGFVTLVGRPNAGKSTLVNAIMGKKIAITSDTAQTTRHRFRAVLTREDFQLILVDTPGLHKPHDALGEELNTSALKALEDVDVVAMLIDASQPIGRGDEWVAEQLSRVRSKKICVLSKVDLASPAQISAQREAAERLGTWDAMVGLSSATGYNVEAFVEEVVHLLPEGPSWFPADMETDQPIEVVVAEFVREKILRTFHDEVPHAIGVRVDEMEYDRKKDLHRIFATVYVERDSQKGIIIGKKGAAIKRIGTEARADLEQLLGTRVYLDLSVKVKKNWRRDASQIRRFGYGEGA from the coding sequence ATGGATTTCCAAACGGACGTCGAGGGGTTCAAATCCGGCTTCGTCACGCTTGTGGGCAGGCCGAACGCCGGCAAGTCGACGCTGGTGAACGCCATCATGGGCAAGAAGATCGCCATCACGTCGGACACGGCGCAGACGACGCGCCACCGCTTCCGCGCCGTGCTCACGCGCGAGGACTTCCAGCTCATCCTGGTGGACACGCCGGGCCTGCACAAGCCCCACGATGCGCTCGGCGAGGAGCTGAACACGTCGGCCCTGAAGGCGCTCGAGGACGTGGACGTGGTCGCCATGCTCATCGACGCCTCGCAGCCCATCGGGCGGGGCGACGAGTGGGTGGCCGAGCAGCTCTCCCGCGTGCGGTCGAAGAAGATCTGCGTGTTGTCGAAGGTGGACCTGGCGAGCCCCGCCCAGATCAGCGCGCAGCGCGAGGCTGCCGAGCGCTTGGGCACGTGGGACGCCATGGTGGGCCTGTCGTCTGCCACCGGTTACAACGTGGAGGCCTTCGTCGAGGAGGTCGTGCACCTGCTCCCGGAGGGCCCCTCGTGGTTCCCGGCCGACATGGAGACCGACCAGCCCATCGAGGTGGTGGTGGCCGAGTTCGTCCGCGAGAAGATCCTGCGGACGTTCCACGACGAGGTGCCCCACGCCATCGGCGTGCGCGTCGACGAGATGGAATACGACCGCAAGAAGGACCTCCACCGCATCTTCGCCACCGTGTACGTGGAGCGCGACAGCCAGAAGGGCATCATCATCGGCAAGAAGGGCGCGGCCATCAAGCGCATCGGCACCGAGGCCCGCGCCGATCTGGAGCAGCTGCTGGGCACGCGCGTGTATCTGGACCTCTCGGTGAAGGTGAAGAAGAACTGGCGGCGCGACGCGAGCCAGATCAGAAGGTTCGGCTACGGCGAAGGCGCGTGA
- a CDS encoding PASTA domain-containing protein, whose protein sequence is MICPHCHSENRDGARFCNECGMPLTGKIAELATAADRAEGEESAPAPEPAPDEQAVSEPEAAAPADEEPARPRKGARPGASGPLDPASLPVIDVAGVNVDENGNAFDFSPIGEEDAAERPEAARAADDLAPFVPKRPDDEGVAADLSGLDECLVDASYVPPAASWRSGDTMEMPRIDGAAAPKQKEFRAPDANEKKGGKGKAALIALLCLLAIGGAAAGVTYYLEIWGGKMLPDVVGMTQTDAVYALEGKEFAVRVEQVKSDDTEGVVLSMEPGAGARQEQGTEVLVRVATARVIPEGIVGRQRDEAVGLLEDEGFGNVSFKIEKSNEREGVVLAVDPAPGSKALSAAPITVTVSQAYVVPDVAGKTWDEAKAALEAEGYVAQDAYVYDDSVAAGTVLGTDPAPGEKLASGSTVTVNIALSRAAELEAAALAYLQGAGTITLGDTAYAIDSVDAVAYQGSETTSFTITGRAMATLDGETVYGSAKQKSGSIVWDASNNVVSIS, encoded by the coding sequence ATGATCTGTCCCCATTGCCATTCCGAAAACCGCGACGGCGCGAGGTTCTGCAACGAGTGCGGCATGCCGCTTACGGGCAAGATCGCCGAGCTCGCCACGGCCGCCGACCGGGCCGAGGGCGAGGAATCCGCCCCCGCGCCGGAGCCCGCGCCCGACGAGCAGGCCGTCTCCGAGCCCGAAGCGGCCGCCCCGGCCGACGAGGAGCCCGCCCGCCCCCGGAAGGGCGCGCGCCCGGGCGCCTCGGGCCCGCTCGATCCCGCGAGCCTGCCCGTCATCGACGTGGCCGGCGTGAACGTCGACGAGAACGGCAACGCGTTCGACTTCAGCCCCATCGGCGAGGAGGATGCCGCCGAGAGGCCCGAGGCCGCACGCGCCGCCGACGATCTCGCCCCCTTCGTTCCCAAGCGCCCCGATGACGAGGGCGTCGCCGCCGACCTCTCGGGCCTCGACGAATGCCTCGTGGACGCGAGCTACGTGCCGCCCGCGGCCTCGTGGCGCTCCGGCGACACGATGGAGATGCCGCGCATCGACGGTGCCGCCGCCCCGAAGCAGAAGGAGTTCCGCGCGCCCGACGCCAACGAGAAGAAGGGTGGCAAGGGCAAGGCCGCGCTCATCGCGCTGCTGTGCCTGCTCGCCATCGGCGGCGCGGCGGCCGGCGTCACCTACTACCTGGAGATCTGGGGCGGCAAGATGCTGCCCGACGTGGTGGGCATGACCCAGACCGACGCCGTCTACGCGCTCGAGGGCAAGGAGTTCGCCGTGCGCGTCGAGCAGGTGAAGTCCGACGACACGGAGGGCGTCGTGCTGTCCATGGAGCCCGGCGCCGGCGCGCGCCAGGAGCAGGGCACCGAGGTGCTCGTGCGCGTGGCGACGGCCCGCGTCATCCCGGAGGGCATCGTGGGCCGCCAGCGCGACGAGGCGGTGGGGCTGCTCGAGGACGAGGGCTTCGGGAACGTGTCGTTCAAGATCGAGAAGTCCAACGAGCGCGAGGGCGTCGTGCTGGCCGTCGACCCCGCGCCCGGCTCGAAGGCCCTCTCCGCCGCGCCGATCACGGTGACCGTGTCCCAGGCCTACGTCGTCCCCGACGTGGCTGGCAAAACGTGGGACGAGGCGAAGGCCGCGCTCGAGGCCGAGGGCTACGTCGCCCAGGACGCCTACGTCTACGACGACTCCGTCGCGGCCGGCACCGTCCTCGGCACCGATCCCGCGCCCGGCGAGAAGCTGGCCTCAGGCTCCACGGTGACCGTGAACATCGCGCTCTCGCGCGCGGCCGAGCTCGAGGCCGCCGCGCTCGCCTACCTGCAGGGCGCGGGCACGATCACGCTCGGCGACACCGCCTACGCCATCGACTCGGTGGATGCGGTGGCCTACCAGGGCAGCGAGACGACGTCGTTCACCATCACGGGGCGCGCCATGGCCACGCTCGACGGCGAGACGGTGTACGGCTCGGCGAAGCAGAAGAGCGGCTCGATCGTGTGGGACGCCTCCAACAACGTCGTGAGCATCTCCTAA
- the recO gene encoding DNA repair protein RecO, translated as MSQSTYRARGIVLRKTKLGESDLVVTLLAEDGSQLRAVAKGARKPSSPFSARLELYSVADLLLARGRSLDIVKEARLVESNERLRLDMEHAACAAPMAELLDRVTQMGLESPRLFALTCAALQSLGRVEAAQAPAVCAAHLLKALAFAGLRPSLDVCAGCGRDVAAPALPADARVSFREGGVLCAECAGRMEARVVPQATVDWCKALLGSTFDQIEGMRAGPSEAFGALRFCQEWVREHVGAQLKSLNFLFTCGLF; from the coding sequence GTGTCCCAGTCCACCTACCGCGCGCGCGGCATCGTGCTGCGCAAGACGAAGCTCGGCGAGAGCGACCTCGTGGTGACGCTGCTCGCCGAGGACGGCTCGCAGCTGCGGGCGGTGGCGAAGGGCGCGCGCAAGCCGTCGAGCCCGTTCTCCGCGCGGCTGGAGCTGTACTCGGTCGCCGACCTGCTGCTGGCGCGCGGGCGCAGCCTCGACATCGTGAAGGAGGCGCGGCTCGTCGAGAGCAACGAGCGTCTGCGCCTCGACATGGAGCATGCCGCCTGCGCCGCGCCCATGGCGGAGCTGCTCGACCGCGTCACGCAGATGGGGCTCGAGAGCCCGCGCCTGTTCGCGCTCACGTGCGCGGCGCTTCAGAGCCTCGGGCGCGTCGAGGCGGCCCAGGCGCCCGCCGTGTGCGCGGCGCACCTGCTCAAGGCGCTCGCGTTCGCGGGCTTGCGGCCGAGCCTGGACGTGTGCGCGGGATGCGGCCGCGACGTGGCTGCGCCCGCCCTGCCGGCTGACGCGCGCGTGTCGTTTCGCGAGGGCGGCGTGCTGTGCGCCGAGTGCGCGGGGCGGATGGAGGCGCGCGTCGTGCCGCAGGCGACCGTGGACTGGTGCAAGGCGCTCCTCGGATCGACGTTCGATCAGATCGAGGGCATGAGGGCGGGTCCGTCGGAGGCGTTCGGCGCGCTGCGCTTCTGCCAGGAGTGGGTCCGCGAGCACGTGGGCGCGCAGTTGAAATCGTTGAACTTCCTGTTCACCTGCGGGTTGTTCTGA
- a CDS encoding TIGR03905 family TSCPD domain-containing protein, giving the protein MYTYKTRGTCSREIHIELDGDTVSHVDFVGGCDGNLKAISKVVAGMPVERVAELFEGNTCGRRSTSCVDQLVRGLREAQAAQ; this is encoded by the coding sequence GTGTACACGTACAAGACGCGCGGGACGTGCTCCCGCGAGATCCATATCGAGCTCGACGGCGACACGGTGTCGCACGTCGACTTCGTGGGAGGCTGCGACGGCAACCTCAAGGCCATCTCGAAGGTGGTGGCCGGCATGCCGGTGGAGCGGGTGGCGGAGCTGTTCGAAGGCAACACCTGCGGACGCCGCTCCACCTCCTGCGTCGACCAGCTGGTGCGCGGCCTGAGGGAAGCCCAAGCCGCGCAGTAA
- a CDS encoding C39 family peptidase: MTYSNSFGRAAASSRRPSPSGRYDRAAWSPPCRRRTRPLFAQRRLPTRRIALIAALACVLVGGCWFAASTLGGLVAGAQEPGAGSPAAPQSTPRDQWRAGEVPELYQRDPAWAQTSYAGDDFGETGCGPTCLAMAYVALTGRDDRGPADLAALSEQMGCATPDGTAWAFMTEGAAEVGLAAEELPADEGSIRRALAAGSPVVCSVGPGDFTTTGHFIVLAGVDKDGRLVVRDPNSPERTAKAWDFDVVIGQCRALWAYTAA, from the coding sequence ATGACCTACTCGAACTCGTTCGGACGCGCGGCCGCCTCGTCGAGGCGGCCCTCCCCTTCCGGCCGCTACGACCGCGCCGCCTGGTCGCCGCCGTGCAGACGGCGCACAAGGCCCCTCTTCGCCCAAAGGCGGCTGCCGACGAGGCGCATCGCCCTCATCGCAGCGCTCGCCTGCGTCCTCGTCGGCGGCTGCTGGTTCGCCGCGTCGACGCTCGGCGGGCTCGTCGCCGGCGCGCAGGAGCCGGGCGCGGGATCCCCGGCCGCCCCGCAGAGCACGCCGCGCGACCAATGGCGAGCCGGCGAGGTACCCGAGCTCTACCAGCGCGATCCCGCGTGGGCGCAGACGTCCTACGCCGGGGACGATTTCGGCGAGACGGGCTGCGGCCCCACGTGCCTGGCCATGGCGTACGTGGCGCTCACCGGGCGCGACGACAGGGGTCCGGCCGACCTCGCGGCGCTCTCCGAGCAGATGGGCTGCGCCACGCCCGACGGCACCGCCTGGGCGTTCATGACCGAAGGCGCGGCCGAGGTCGGCCTTGCCGCCGAGGAGCTGCCGGCCGACGAGGGGAGCATCCGCCGCGCGCTGGCGGCGGGATCGCCCGTGGTATGCAGCGTCGGTCCCGGCGACTTCACCACGACCGGGCACTTCATCGTGCTCGCCGGCGTGGACAAGGACGGCCGCCTCGTCGTGCGCGACCCGAACAGCCCCGAGCGAACGGCGAAGGCTTGGGACTTCGACGTCGTCATCGGGCAGTGCCGCGCCCTCTGGGCCTACACGGCTGCATGA
- a CDS encoding response regulator transcription factor, translating into MQKGMRAKGALVEERKRVAVCDDERAIADLVGQLLAETGIEPCVFYAADDLLAALAKEPCDLVVLDIMMPGMDGFSCCREIRRTSGVPIIFLTAKDEEVDKVVGFELGADDYVVKPFKPRELVARVRARLRRAAVPAARDAARPVLEARGIALDESAFTATLHGEPLALTPKEFAILACLLRAEGRPVASRELFEEVWREEANAQSNNTVMVHIRHLRKKLAAVDSSQEFVETVWGVGYKLG; encoded by the coding sequence ATGCAGAAGGGAATGCGGGCGAAGGGAGCGCTGGTGGAGGAGCGGAAGCGGGTGGCGGTCTGCGACGACGAGCGGGCCATCGCCGATTTGGTGGGGCAGCTGCTCGCCGAGACGGGCATCGAGCCCTGCGTGTTCTATGCCGCAGACGACCTCCTGGCCGCGCTCGCGAAGGAGCCGTGCGACCTCGTGGTGCTCGACATCATGATGCCGGGCATGGACGGCTTCTCCTGCTGCCGCGAGATCCGGCGCACGAGCGGCGTGCCCATCATCTTCCTCACCGCGAAGGACGAGGAGGTGGACAAGGTGGTGGGCTTCGAGCTGGGCGCCGACGACTACGTGGTCAAGCCCTTCAAGCCCCGCGAGCTCGTGGCGCGCGTGCGGGCCCGCCTGCGCCGCGCGGCCGTTCCTGCCGCCCGCGACGCGGCCCGGCCCGTGCTCGAGGCGCGCGGCATCGCGCTCGACGAGTCGGCCTTCACGGCGACGCTGCACGGCGAGCCGCTCGCGCTCACGCCCAAGGAGTTCGCCATCCTCGCGTGCCTCCTGCGCGCCGAGGGCCGGCCCGTGGCGTCGCGCGAGCTGTTCGAGGAGGTGTGGCGCGAGGAGGCCAACGCGCAGTCCAACAACACGGTGATGGTGCACATCCGGCATCTGCGCAAGAAGCTGGCCGCCGTCGACTCGTCGCAGGAGTTCGTCGAGACGGTGTGGGGCGTGGGCTACAAGCTGGGCTGA
- a CDS encoding HAMP domain-containing sensor histidine kinase has product MQQRYAVEQKRLLRRSVLGRLVLQALAFTAACLVALAMVEVVKLPLSNFVFYNILGGSGFYYLLADAFWWLLAAGYAAGLFLIVRAGVNRSLRYFDLLISSVEDVLAKREGSIRLPLELAPTAAALNEIKEQADQSDRAAKAAEERKNELVAYLAHDIKTPLTSIVGYLTLLDESPDLPVEVRSRYTGITLEKAYRLEELLDEFFEITRYNLHAIPIERSRFDGALFCNQVIEEFFPLAEARGLRLVYDGPAELSVFADAGKVARVLNNVMKNAVAYADPGTDVAVRTSLATGADRFVWWELTVTDRGRELTPQHLERIFERFYRADEARGAQAGGAGLGLAIARETARAHGGDIYVASDAGTTSFTIWIPQGPSVA; this is encoded by the coding sequence ATGCAGCAGCGGTACGCGGTCGAACAGAAGAGGCTCCTCAGAAGGTCGGTGCTCGGGCGGCTCGTGCTCCAGGCGCTCGCCTTCACGGCGGCGTGCCTCGTCGCGCTCGCGATGGTCGAGGTCGTCAAGCTGCCGCTGTCGAACTTCGTGTTCTACAACATCCTGGGCGGCTCGGGCTTCTACTACCTGCTGGCGGACGCGTTCTGGTGGCTGCTCGCTGCCGGGTACGCGGCGGGGCTGTTCCTCATCGTGCGCGCGGGCGTCAACCGGTCGCTGCGCTACTTCGACCTGCTGATCTCCTCGGTCGAGGACGTGCTCGCCAAGCGGGAGGGCTCGATCCGGCTCCCGCTGGAGCTGGCGCCCACCGCCGCCGCGCTCAACGAGATAAAGGAGCAGGCCGACCAGAGCGACCGCGCCGCGAAGGCGGCCGAGGAGCGCAAGAACGAGCTCGTGGCCTACCTGGCCCACGACATCAAGACGCCGCTCACCTCGATCGTCGGCTACCTCACGCTGCTCGACGAGTCTCCCGACCTGCCGGTGGAAGTGCGAAGCCGCTACACGGGCATCACGCTGGAGAAGGCGTACCGCCTAGAGGAGCTGCTCGACGAGTTCTTCGAGATCACGCGCTACAACCTGCATGCCATCCCCATCGAGCGCTCGCGCTTCGACGGCGCGCTGTTCTGCAACCAGGTGATCGAGGAGTTCTTCCCGCTCGCCGAGGCGCGGGGCCTGAGGCTGGTCTATGACGGGCCGGCCGAGCTCTCCGTGTTCGCCGACGCGGGCAAGGTGGCGCGCGTGCTCAACAACGTGATGAAGAACGCCGTGGCCTATGCCGACCCCGGCACCGACGTGGCGGTGCGCACCTCGCTCGCCACGGGGGCCGACCGGTTCGTGTGGTGGGAGCTCACGGTGACCGACCGCGGGCGCGAGCTCACGCCGCAGCATCTCGAGCGCATCTTCGAGAGGTTCTACCGCGCCGACGAGGCCCGCGGCGCGCAGGCGGGGGGCGCGGGCCTCGGCCTGGCTATCGCGCGCGAGACGGCGCGGGCCCACGGCGGCGACATCTACGTCGCGAGCGATGCGGGCACGACGTCGTTCACCATCTGGATCCCCCAGGGCCCGAGCGTGGCCTAG
- a CDS encoding GGDEF domain-containing protein, whose amino-acid sequence MDVLTHVNVGLFPAVLVAVIFGDSLFTGARDLESRLFRALALVLLGTLAAEAASWVVGAAFAPDEGPLRAAMAVYLLFSCAVSLLWLLYVLAKMRGASRPSQLRRPAVLCGAAFALCVAAVAAGVLTDTLFDIDGQEYVRGPHVAVLYAVMAAALLCAVAMPLLRCASTASLARRRQYASLALIGAIPVAGLLLQSLWSVWWAVWPLDAIALLLAYVGIQNVRISVDALTGLLNRAGFDERLAARWARMDGPWCVIMVDLDEFKAVNDRYGHAFGDEALCRTADALRDAFGEGDACVARFGGDEFAVMTSCEGEEGMRRAIGRLHEAMARATAGLRVGALTCSAGGALCDRAAQTDAEDLLAAADRAMYKEKDRRRADAKGGDAR is encoded by the coding sequence GTGGACGTTCTCACCCATGTGAACGTGGGCTTGTTCCCGGCGGTGCTCGTCGCCGTCATCTTCGGTGATTCGCTGTTCACCGGCGCGCGCGACCTCGAGAGCCGGCTGTTCCGCGCGCTCGCGCTCGTGCTTTTGGGCACGCTGGCCGCCGAGGCCGCGAGCTGGGTGGTGGGCGCGGCCTTCGCGCCCGACGAGGGGCCCCTGCGCGCGGCGATGGCCGTCTACCTGCTCTTCTCCTGCGCCGTGAGCCTTCTGTGGCTGCTCTACGTGCTGGCGAAGATGCGCGGCGCCTCCCGCCCCTCCCAGCTGCGCCGACCCGCCGTCCTCTGCGGAGCGGCCTTCGCGCTGTGCGTCGCGGCGGTGGCCGCGGGGGTGCTCACGGATACGCTGTTCGATATCGACGGGCAGGAGTACGTGCGCGGGCCGCATGTCGCGGTGCTCTACGCGGTCATGGCGGCGGCGCTTCTGTGCGCCGTGGCCATGCCTTTGCTGCGCTGCGCCTCCACGGCCTCGCTCGCTCGCCGCCGCCAGTACGCGAGCCTCGCGCTGATAGGCGCGATCCCCGTCGCGGGGCTTCTGCTCCAGAGCCTCTGGAGCGTCTGGTGGGCGGTCTGGCCGCTTGACGCCATCGCGCTTCTGCTTGCCTACGTGGGCATCCAGAACGTGCGCATATCGGTGGACGCGCTCACGGGCCTGCTCAACCGCGCGGGCTTCGACGAGCGTCTGGCCGCGCGCTGGGCGCGCATGGACGGCCCGTGGTGCGTGATCATGGTCGACCTCGACGAGTTCAAGGCCGTGAACGACCGCTACGGCCATGCCTTCGGCGACGAGGCCCTGTGCCGCACGGCTGACGCCCTGCGCGACGCGTTCGGGGAGGGCGACGCCTGCGTCGCGCGCTTCGGCGGCGACGAGTTCGCCGTCATGACGTCCTGCGAGGGCGAGGAGGGCATGCGCCGCGCCATCGGGCGGCTGCACGAGGCGATGGCGCGCGCTACGGCGGGCCTACGCGTTGGCGCGCTCACGTGCAGCGCCGGCGGCGCTTTGTGCGACAGGGCCGCGCAGACCGACGCGGAGGACCTGCTGGCCGCCGCCGACAGGGCGATGTATAAGGAGAAGGACCGCCGCCGCGCGGACGCGAAGGGGGGCGACGCGCGATGA
- a CDS encoding GGDEF domain-containing protein: protein MNGFAYAQADFVPALALAVVLANSRGRLPFSRTNRLFQLMVALTIGELVLDIACSFAAGGGPGAPLALAWTLNVAFYSLGGVLSFLWFTFVRAAVRNDGTLAAKDAVDIASLAIFASYEALIVSSPWTHALFSVDAQGGYQRGPLFAFIFAVSIGYAVASAACALRGRRASFDPVVRRRCAYFAAAFVPTVGAGAAQTLFSGLSLLVPGLAVSVLLVYLDLQRGLMVCDGLTGLYNRGRLDRFLAERCARGGSWCLAMFDVDGFKEVNDSFGHAEGDRALRHVADVLKHAFGREDAFIARFGGDEFAVVLDDARDEAVERLVRAFDEELAASTEGRLEASVGWAFFDAARRATPGELIAAADAAMYARKRARGA from the coding sequence ATGAACGGGTTCGCCTACGCCCAGGCCGACTTCGTCCCGGCCCTCGCGCTTGCGGTGGTGCTCGCCAACTCGCGCGGGCGCCTGCCGTTCTCCCGGACGAACCGCCTGTTCCAGCTCATGGTTGCGCTCACCATCGGCGAGCTCGTCCTCGACATCGCCTGCTCGTTCGCGGCCGGCGGGGGGCCGGGCGCGCCGCTCGCCCTTGCCTGGACGCTCAACGTGGCGTTCTACTCCCTGGGCGGCGTGCTGTCGTTCCTCTGGTTCACGTTCGTGCGCGCCGCCGTGCGCAACGACGGCACCCTGGCGGCGAAGGACGCCGTCGACATCGCGTCGCTTGCCATATTCGCCAGCTACGAGGCGCTCATCGTGTCGAGCCCCTGGACCCACGCCCTGTTCTCGGTGGATGCCCAGGGCGGCTACCAGCGCGGTCCGCTGTTCGCGTTCATCTTCGCCGTGAGCATCGGCTACGCGGTGGCCTCCGCCGCCTGCGCGCTGCGCGGCCGGCGCGCCTCGTTCGACCCGGTCGTCCGCCGCAGGTGCGCCTACTTCGCCGCGGCGTTCGTGCCCACCGTGGGCGCCGGCGCCGCGCAGACGCTCTTCTCGGGACTGAGCCTGCTCGTGCCCGGTCTGGCGGTGTCGGTGCTGCTGGTGTACCTCGATCTGCAGCGCGGGCTCATGGTATGCGACGGCCTGACGGGACTCTACAACCGCGGACGGCTCGACAGGTTCCTCGCCGAGCGCTGCGCGCGGGGCGGGAGCTGGTGCCTCGCTATGTTCGATGTGGACGGCTTCAAGGAGGTGAACGACTCCTTCGGGCACGCGGAGGGCGACCGGGCGCTGCGCCATGTGGCCGACGTGCTCAAGCATGCCTTCGGGCGCGAGGACGCCTTCATCGCGCGCTTCGGCGGCGACGAGTTCGCCGTGGTGCTGGACGACGCGCGCGACGAGGCGGTCGAGCGGCTCGTGCGCGCCTTCGACGAGGAGCTTGCCGCGAGCACCGAGGGAAGGCTTGAGGCGAGCGTCGGCTGGGCGTTCTTCGATGCGGCCCGCCGTGCGACTCCCGGCGAGCTCATCGCCGCCGCCGACGCCGCCATGTACGCTCGCAAGCGCGCCAGAGGGGCGTGA
- the rpsO gene encoding 30S ribosomal protein S15, whose product MASKLSISKERTAELVKEYGKGEGDSGSPEVQVAILTERIRNLTEHLKVHKKDNHTRRGLMMLLGKRRGLLKYIKNRDIEDYRSLIKKLGIRDTI is encoded by the coding sequence ATGGCTAGCAAGCTCAGCATCAGCAAGGAGCGCACCGCCGAGCTCGTCAAGGAGTACGGCAAGGGCGAGGGCGACTCCGGCAGTCCCGAGGTGCAGGTGGCGATCCTCACCGAGCGCATCCGCAACCTCACCGAGCACCTCAAGGTGCACAAGAAGGACAACCACACCCGTCGAGGCCTCATGATGCTCCTCGGCAAGCGCCGCGGCCTTCTGAAGTACATCAAGAACCGCGACATCGAGGATTACCGTTCGCTCATCAAGAAGCTCGGTATCCGCGACACCATCTAG